AGAGTATTCTCATAAGGAAGAAAAATCTTCAATGGGACTTGTGAAAGGTGGTAAAAAAGGACGTCAAAAAATTGATCAACTAAATATTCTTGAAAAAGAAATTATCAGAATATTATTGCTGTATGGCAATGAAATGGTTGAGTTTGTAAATTGGGTAGATGGTGTAGATGATAAAGGTCGTACTGTTATAGAAAAGGAGGAGTACCAGAATACAGTGTCAAACGAGTTGTATTTAAATTTACAAGAAGATGAAATTGAGTTTGCTAATGAAATCTTTAAATTAACGTATTATCAATTAGTTCATCAATTAAATCAAAATGAAAAAATTTCGATAGATCAATTGATTATGCATGAAAATCAAGATATATCTAGTTTAGTTACTAATATTTTAATGGATGAAGAAAAGTACTCTTTAAGTGATTGGGAGCGAAAAGAAATATTTGTTACAGAAACAAAAAAAATACTTCCTAAATTGGTATCTGATGCCATACTAAATATTAGAAGGGTTTTAATAGAAGAAAAAATAAAAGAGATAATACACGAAGTTCAAACACAAAACGTAGCGTTAGACTTAGAAGAAATATCAAATTACACTGATTTAAAAAAGCGTCTTTTTGAAAAATTAAACCGTGTAGTTTAATATATATAAATTTAACAAAATTTTATAATTGTATTTTTTTTTGTAATTTTGTTCCGAAAAAAGAAAGAAAAACAATTATGAAAAAAGTGCTACAATTTTTCGAGTTATTAAGACTATTTATAATTTTGCCTTTTAGAATATCTAACGGATACAAAAAGCAAGCATACCAAAAAATTAAACGTCAAATGATGTTAGTAAATTTACTTTAAGTTACTAGGTACTTCACAAACAGGAATAGGGATCATCTTATGTTGATTAATTCGGTTGAGGCGTGTGTATATTTTAAATACTTCTAATTTTCTATCAGAAAAATCAATATTTGTTTTCCCTGCGATTTGCATTTTCATAGCCCATTCTAATTCATCATAAGAAGCTCCAATTTGTTCTTCATCAGTTCTGCTATCACCAAACAAACCATCTGTTGGCTGCGCTTTTTGAATAGATTTAGGTACTTCTAAGTATTCGCCTAAAGAAAAAACCTCAGATTTAACCAAATCGGCTATTGGACTTAAATCAACTCCTCCATCACCATATTTAGTGTAAAAACCTACACCGAAATCTTCTACTTTATTACCTGTTCCGGCAACTAATAAACTATGTAACCCTGCAAAATAATATAGCGTTGTCATACGTAAACGAGCTCGAGTATTAGCTAAAGCTAAAGCTGTTTTTGCAGATGATTCAATTTTAGGAACTACCATTTTAAAATCTTCAAAGGTGGTTGTTAAATTTACTTCAGCTTCAGAAACATTACTAAAACGCTGTTTTAATTGTTTAATATGTTCATTTGCTCTATTTACTTGGCTTTCTGCTTGATGAATAGGTAGTTCAATACATAAAGTAGGTAAACCGGTTTTTGCACATAAAGTTGAGGTTACAGCACTATCAATACCACCAGAAATACCGACTACAAACCCCTTAACTCCTGAGTTGGTTGCATAGTCTTTTAACCATTGTACAATGTGTTCTGAAACTTTGGGTGTATTCATAATCAAATATATTTTATAAGAGTTTATATAATATTCATATAAACTATTTTAGTAATTTCGGCGTTGTAAAAATTGAATGTAAATATACTAAAGTTCATGAGAAAATTTTTAACACTTTGTGTTTTAGTTTTAGGGTTAAATTCTTGTAAAAAAGAGGTTGCTTTTAATTTAGAAGTTGATGTGTCTAATATTAAGGTTAACACGGTTATAGATCGTTTTGATATCGATTTTTATAATACGAAACCAGAAAACTTAGAAAAAACGAAAAAGAAATATCTATTTTTATTTCCATCTCAACCCGACAGTGTTTGGGTAAATAAACTTAAAAATAAAGATGAAATAGAATTGTATGAAGAAACACAAAAAGTATATAATACGCTAGATGATTTAAGGGGGGAATTAACTTCTTTTTTTAAGCATTTAAAGTATTATAACCCTAAATTTAAAAGCCCGAGAGTAATAACCATGCTAACAAATATTGATTATGATAATCGAATTGTATATGCAGATAGCTTGTTGTTGATTTCTTTAGATGCTTACCTAGGTAAAGAGCACAGATTTTATAATGATTATCCTGCTTATATAAAACAGAATAATGAGAAAGAACATATTATTGTAGATGTGGCAGAATCAATAATAAATGCGCATTTTTTCCCTGTGAAACAACGAAGTTTTATAGATAAAATGATTTATAAAGGTAAGAAAATGTATTTACTTGATGCATATTTACCTAAGGTATCTGACAAAATAAAAATTGGTTATACAAAGATTAAGTTTGATTGGGTAGAAAAAAATGAAGAATCAATTTGGAAATATTTTATTGAAAAAAACATGTTATATAGTACAAGTAAAGAGCTTGATAAACGTTTTTTAGATGTTGCTCCTTTTTCTAAGTTTTATATGGAGCAAGATAATCAATCACCAGGTGGTTTGGGTGAATGGGTTGGTTGGCAAATAGTACGTTCGTACATGCAAAAGAATGATGTATCTTTGCAGCAGTTATTACAAACAAGTGAAGAGGAAATCTTCAAAAACTCAAAATATAAACCAAAGAGATAATGGCGATAGAACATACTTCGAAAATAATATTTAAAGTAGGCTTAGACGAAAATAAAATACCTGAAAAAATTACATGGAATGCAGAAGATGGTGGAATTAACGGTGAGGCTTCTAAGGCTATAATGTTATCTGTTTGGGATCATAAGAAAAAAGACACTTTACGTATGGATTTGTGGACGAAAGATATGCCTGTAGATGAAATGAAACAGTTTTATCATCAAACATTAGTGTCTATGGCAGGGTCATTTGAGAAAGCTACTAATGATGAGAAAATGAGTGCTACCATGCGAGATTTTTGTGATTACTTTGCAGAGAAATTAGAATTGAAAAAATAAAAAAAGCAGCTTTTAAGCTGCTTTTTTTATGCGTTGTAATTTTTAATCTCATTAATTATAAATTGATAATCTTCATTGTTTTTTACAAAGTCTAAATCAGATACATCAATAATTAAGATGTTTAGATTAGGTTGTGTTTTAATGAAATTAATGTATCCATCATGTATTTTTTGCAAATAATCAGCTTCTATGTTTTGCTCGTAATCTCTTCCTCTTTTTTTTATGTTTTTTAATAAACGTTCAGTATTTTGGTATAAATAAATATATAAATCGGGTTTAGTGATTTCTTTATACATCAAATCGAACATTTTTCTGTATAATTTATACTCATCTTTTTGCAAGGTAATTTGTGCAAAAATTAATGATTTAAAAATATAATAATCAGAAACTATAAAATTTTTAAATAAATCAAATTGTGCTAAGTCATCTGTTAATTGTTGATATCTGTCAGCTAAAAAGCTCATTTCTAAAGGGAAAGCATAGCGTTCGTTATCTTCATAGAATTTTGGTAAAAAAGGATTGTCAGCAAAACGCTCTAACACCGTTTTTGTGTTAAACTCGTCAGACATCATTTTAGCTAATGACGTTTTTCCTGCCCCAATATTTC
This genomic stretch from Tenacibaculum sp. Bg11-29 harbors:
- the nadE gene encoding NAD(+) synthase codes for the protein MNTPKVSEHIVQWLKDYATNSGVKGFVVGISGGIDSAVTSTLCAKTGLPTLCIELPIHQAESQVNRANEHIKQLKQRFSNVSEAEVNLTTTFEDFKMVVPKIESSAKTALALANTRARLRMTTLYYFAGLHSLLVAGTGNKVEDFGVGFYTKYGDGGVDLSPIADLVKSEVFSLGEYLEVPKSIQKAQPTDGLFGDSRTDEEQIGASYDELEWAMKMQIAGKTNIDFSDRKLEVFKIYTRLNRINQHKMIPIPVCEVPSNLK
- the gldB gene encoding gliding motility lipoprotein GldB; translated protein: MRKFLTLCVLVLGLNSCKKEVAFNLEVDVSNIKVNTVIDRFDIDFYNTKPENLEKTKKKYLFLFPSQPDSVWVNKLKNKDEIELYEETQKVYNTLDDLRGELTSFFKHLKYYNPKFKSPRVITMLTNIDYDNRIVYADSLLLISLDAYLGKEHRFYNDYPAYIKQNNEKEHIIVDVAESIINAHFFPVKQRSFIDKMIYKGKKMYLLDAYLPKVSDKIKIGYTKIKFDWVEKNEESIWKYFIEKNMLYSTSKELDKRFLDVAPFSKFYMEQDNQSPGGLGEWVGWQIVRSYMQKNDVSLQQLLQTSEEEIFKNSKYKPKR
- the gldC gene encoding gliding motility protein GldC, encoding MAIEHTSKIIFKVGLDENKIPEKITWNAEDGGINGEASKAIMLSVWDHKKKDTLRMDLWTKDMPVDEMKQFYHQTLVSMAGSFEKATNDEKMSATMRDFCDYFAEKLELKK
- the folK gene encoding 2-amino-4-hydroxy-6-hydroxymethyldihydropteridine diphosphokinase, whose translation is MKIQRTTYFSLGTNEGDKLSNLQEAINLIYQEIGVILKIASVYKTPSYGFTGNNFYNTCIKVSTHLPPEQLISKLLSIEKKIGRIRTNSNEYSNRVIDIDILLFDDEIIFSENLIVPHPRMLERKFVLVPLTEIAKKLNHPIEKKSISSCLENCSDNSIISVLEEQLIRPIPITEKYNYIAIEGNIGAGKTSLAKMMSDEFNTKTVLERFADNPFLPKFYEDNERYAFPLEMSFLADRYQQLTDDLAQFDLFKNFIVSDYYIFKSLIFAQITLQKDEYKLYRKMFDLMYKEITKPDLYIYLYQNTERLLKNIKKRGRDYEQNIEADYLQKIHDGYINFIKTQPNLNILIIDVSDLDFVKNNEDYQFIINEIKNYNA